Proteins encoded in a region of the Homo sapiens chromosome 9, GRCh38.p14 Primary Assembly genome:
- the LOC124902313 gene encoding uncharacterized protein LOC124902313 isoform X29 — MCRSVLLHSRCCKRAGRWCYIHAVAGVQVGGVTHIHTVADMQVGAVTHIHAVAGVQVGGVTFTLAGVQVGGVTHIHAVAGVQVGGVTHIHTVAGVQVGGVTFMLLQACRSVVLHTFTLLQACRSVVLHTFTLLQACRSVVLHSYCCRRAGRWCYIHTVAGVQVGVTHIHTCRRAGRWCYTHAVAGVQVGGVTFTLLQACRSVVHTFTLLQACRSVVLHTFMVLQACRSVLHTCCCRRAGRWYIHAVAGVQVGGVTHFHAVADVQVSGVTFMLLQACRSVVLHSRWCRHAGRWCYTQRCCRRAGQWYTHSRYCRRAGRWCYIHAVAGVQVGVTHIHTCRRAGRWCYTHSCCCRRAGRWCYTHSHCCRRAGPWCYTHAVAGVQVGGVTFTLLQVCRLVLHTFTLLQACRSVVLHTFTLAGVQVSGVTHIHAVAGMQVGSVTHSCCCRRAGRWCCTFMLLQACRSVVLHSRCCRSTGQWCYTHSCCCAAITSISRALFILKLKLSHHTVTLHVPPQSLKNTVQVFLPGPHCVEFLV; from the exons ATGTGCAGGTCGGTGCTGTTACATTCACGCTGTTGCAAGCGTGCAGGTCGGTGGTGTTACATTCACGCTGTTGCTGGCGTGCAGGTCGGTGGTGTTACACACATTCACACTGTTGCAGACATGCAGGTCGGTGCTGTTACACACATTCATGCTGTTGCAGGCGTGCAGGTCGGTGGTGTTACATTCACACTTGCAGGCGTGCAGGTCGGTGGTGTTACACACATTCATGCTGTTGCAGGCGTGCAGGTCGGTGGTGTTACACACATTCACACTGTTGCAGGCGTGCAGGTCGGTGGTGTTACATTCATGCTGTTGCAGGCGTGCAGGTCAGTGGTGTTACACACATTCACGCTGTTGCAGGCATGCAGGTCGGTGGTGTTACACACATTCACGCTTTTGCAGGCGTGCAGGTCGGTGGTCTTACATTCATACTGTTGCAGGCGTGCAGGTCGGTGGTGTTACATTCACACTGTTGCAGGCGTGCAGGTTGGTGTTACACACATTCACACTTGCAGGCGTGCAGGTCGGTGGTGTTACACACATGCTGTTGCAGGCGTGCAGGTCGGTGGTGTTACATTCACACTGTTGCAGGCGTGCAGGTCGGTGGTACACACATTCACACTGTTGCAGGCGTGCAGGTCGGTGGTGTTACACACATTCATGGTGTTGCAGGCGTGCAGGTCGGTGTTACACACATGCTGTTGCAGGCGTGCAGGTCGGTGGTACATTCATGCTGTTGCAGGCGTGCAGGTCGGTGGTGTTACACATTTTCACGCTGTTGCAGACGTGCAGGTCAGTGGTGTTACATTCATGCTGTTGCAGGCGTGCAGGTCGGTGGTGTTACATTCACGCTGGTGCAGGCATGCAGGTCGGTGGTGTTACACACAACGCTGTTGCAGGCGTGCAGGTCAGTGGTACACACATTCACGCTATTGCAGGCGTGCAGGCCGGTGGTGTTACATTCACGCTGTTGCAGGCGTGCAGGTTGGTGTTACACACATTCACACTTGCAGGCGTGCGGGTCGGTGGTGTTACACACATTCATGCTGTTGCAGGCGTGCAG GTCGGTGGTGTTACACACATTCACACTGTTGCAGGCGTGCAGGTCCGTGGTGTTACACACATGCTGTTGCAGGCGTGCAGGTCGGTGGTGTTACATTCACACTGTTGCAGGTGTGCAGGTTGGTGTTACACACATTCACACTGTTGCAGGCTTGCAGGTCGGTGGTGTTACACACATTCACACTTGCAGGCGTGCAGGTCAGTGGTGTTACACACATTCATGCTGTTGCAGGCATGCAGGTCGGTAGTGTTACACATTCATGCTGTTGCAGGCGTGCAGGTCGGTGGTGTTGCACATTCATGCTGTTGCAGGCATGCAGGTCGGTGGTGTTACATTCACGCTGTTGCAGGAGTACAGGTCAGTGGTGTTACACACATTCATGCTGTTGTGCAGCTATCACTTCCATCTCCAGAGCCCTTTTCATCTTAAAACTGAAGCTCTCCCATCACACAGTGACCCTTCATGTCCCTCCCCAGTCCCTGAAAAACACTGTTCAGGTTTTTCTTCCTGGACCTCATTGTGTGGAGTTCCTCGTGTGA
- the LOC124902313 gene encoding uncharacterized protein LOC124902313 isoform X31, whose translation MLLQACRSVVLHTFTLLQACRSVVLHTFTLLQACRSVVLHSYCCRRAGRWCYIHTVAGVQVGVTHIHTCRRAGRWCYTHAVAGVQVGGVTFTLLQACRSVVHTFTLLQACRSVVLHTFMVLQACRSVLHTCCCRRAGRWYIHAVAGVQVGGVTHFHAVADVQVSGVTFMLLQACRSVVLHSRWCRHAGRWCYTQRCCRRAGQWYTHSRYCRRAGRWCYIHAVAGVQVGVTHIHTCRRAGRWCYTHSCCCRRAGRWCYTHSHCCRRAGPWCYTHAVAGVQVGGVTFTLLQVCRLVLHTFTLLQACRSVVLHTFTLAGVQVSGVTHIHAVAGMQVGSVTHSCCCRRAGRWCCTFMLLQACRSVVLHSRCCRSTGQWCYTHSCCCAAITSISRALFILKLKLSHHTVTLHVPPQSLKNTVQVFLPGPHCVEFLV comes from the exons ATGCTGTTGCAGGCGTGCAGGTCAGTGGTGTTACACACATTCACGCTGTTGCAGGCATGCAGGTCGGTGGTGTTACACACATTCACGCTTTTGCAGGCGTGCAGGTCGGTGGTCTTACATTCATACTGTTGCAGGCGTGCAGGTCGGTGGTGTTACATTCACACTGTTGCAGGCGTGCAGGTTGGTGTTACACACATTCACACTTGCAGGCGTGCAGGTCGGTGGTGTTACACACATGCTGTTGCAGGCGTGCAGGTCGGTGGTGTTACATTCACACTGTTGCAGGCGTGCAGGTCGGTGGTACACACATTCACACTGTTGCAGGCGTGCAGGTCGGTGGTGTTACACACATTCATGGTGTTGCAGGCGTGCAGGTCGGTGTTACACACATGCTGTTGCAGGCGTGCAGGTCGGTGGTACATTCATGCTGTTGCAGGCGTGCAGGTCGGTGGTGTTACACATTTTCACGCTGTTGCAGACGTGCAGGTCAGTGGTGTTACATTCATGCTGTTGCAGGCGTGCAGGTCGGTGGTGTTACATTCACGCTGGTGCAGGCATGCAGGTCGGTGGTGTTACACACAACGCTGTTGCAGGCGTGCAGGTCAGTGGTACACACATTCACGCTATTGCAGGCGTGCAGGCCGGTGGTGTTACATTCACGCTGTTGCAGGCGTGCAGGTTGGTGTTACACACATTCACACTTGCAGGCGTGCGGGTCGGTGGTGTTACACACATTCATGCTGTTGCAGGCGTGCAG GTCGGTGGTGTTACACACATTCACACTGTTGCAGGCGTGCAGGTCCGTGGTGTTACACACATGCTGTTGCAGGCGTGCAGGTCGGTGGTGTTACATTCACACTGTTGCAGGTGTGCAGGTTGGTGTTACACACATTCACACTGTTGCAGGCTTGCAGGTCGGTGGTGTTACACACATTCACACTTGCAGGCGTGCAGGTCAGTGGTGTTACACACATTCATGCTGTTGCAGGCATGCAGGTCGGTAGTGTTACACATTCATGCTGTTGCAGGCGTGCAGGTCGGTGGTGTTGCACATTCATGCTGTTGCAGGCATGCAGGTCGGTGGTGTTACATTCACGCTGTTGCAGGAGTACAGGTCAGTGGTGTTACACACATTCATGCTGTTGTGCAGCTATCACTTCCATCTCCAGAGCCCTTTTCATCTTAAAACTGAAGCTCTCCCATCACACAGTGACCCTTCATGTCCCTCCCCAGTCCCTGAAAAACACTGTTCAGGTTTTTCTTCCTGGACCTCATTGTGTGGAGTTCCTCGTGTGA
- the LOC124902313 gene encoding uncharacterized protein LOC124902313 isoform X32, whose protein sequence is MVLQACRSVLHTCCCRRAGRWYIHAVAGVQVGGVTHFHAVADVQVSGVTFMLLQACRSVVLHSRWCRHAGRWCYTQRCCRRAGQWYTHSRYCRRAGRWCYIHAVAGVQVGVTHIHTCRRAGRWCYTHSCCCRRAGRWCYTHSHCCRRAGPWCYTHAVAGVQVGGVTFTLLQVCRLVLHTFTLLQACRSVVLHTFTLAGVQVSGVTHIHAVAGMQVGSVTHSCCCRRAGRWCCTFMLLQACRSVVLHSRCCRSTGQWCYTHSCCCAAITSISRALFILKLKLSHHTVTLHVPPQSLKNTVQVFLPGPHCVEFLV, encoded by the exons ATGGTGTTGCAGGCGTGCAGGTCGGTGTTACACACATGCTGTTGCAGGCGTGCAGGTCGGTGGTACATTCATGCTGTTGCAGGCGTGCAGGTCGGTGGTGTTACACATTTTCACGCTGTTGCAGACGTGCAGGTCAGTGGTGTTACATTCATGCTGTTGCAGGCGTGCAGGTCGGTGGTGTTACATTCACGCTGGTGCAGGCATGCAGGTCGGTGGTGTTACACACAACGCTGTTGCAGGCGTGCAGGTCAGTGGTACACACATTCACGCTATTGCAGGCGTGCAGGCCGGTGGTGTTACATTCACGCTGTTGCAGGCGTGCAGGTTGGTGTTACACACATTCACACTTGCAGGCGTGCGGGTCGGTGGTGTTACACACATTCATGCTGTTGCAGGCGTGCAG GTCGGTGGTGTTACACACATTCACACTGTTGCAGGCGTGCAGGTCCGTGGTGTTACACACATGCTGTTGCAGGCGTGCAGGTCGGTGGTGTTACATTCACACTGTTGCAGGTGTGCAGGTTGGTGTTACACACATTCACACTGTTGCAGGCTTGCAGGTCGGTGGTGTTACACACATTCACACTTGCAGGCGTGCAGGTCAGTGGTGTTACACACATTCATGCTGTTGCAGGCATGCAGGTCGGTAGTGTTACACATTCATGCTGTTGCAGGCGTGCAGGTCGGTGGTGTTGCACATTCATGCTGTTGCAGGCATGCAGGTCGGTGGTGTTACATTCACGCTGTTGCAGGAGTACAGGTCAGTGGTGTTACACACATTCATGCTGTTGTGCAGCTATCACTTCCATCTCCAGAGCCCTTTTCATCTTAAAACTGAAGCTCTCCCATCACACAGTGACCCTTCATGTCCCTCCCCAGTCCCTGAAAAACACTGTTCAGGTTTTTCTTCCTGGACCTCATTGTGTGGAGTTCCTCGTGTGA